TTGATAGATGTTGGGTTCACTTTACTCCTTTAGTTAGCTTGACAAATGCTAGGTTCACTTTACTCATTTAGTTAGTTGTACTTTTTCCCTATTTATCTTCTATCAAATAAAATGTAAGCCCTCGAACCAAAAACCAACAATTTCATCAATCATAAAGTAGGAATCAAAATCGAAAGTTAGATACTCACAATCTCGATTTCggttttgatttggtttttttgCTCACTCTTAACTCCAACATCAACACTTAGGTATGAGAGtgcattaaatatgaaaaagtaacaaaaaacaCACATTAAAACTGATATGGACTTTAAAAAtatcagaaattagtaaaactggtaaaatattagaattttcaaagaaaatatataaattcaaatttttatcacgtttgtgaaatcttaatttaaattacttacaaaaaaaatactaaCATTGGTCTTTCAATTCATTACTTGCTCGATGTAGTCATTAGCCTGACAATGTCATACAATTAATTTAGTTGACATAATAATTGTAGAATTGGTCAATAAAGTTGATGTAGTAATcgtataatcatataatcagtcaataaaaccaaaatttacccctatttaaatagtaaaaaaaagaggttttatatataagaatggATGTGGttgaaattttataagtaatttttcaaatgattgattcccaaaaaaaaaaatgaaaggcaCAATACATTTTCCGAAACTGTAACACCAAAGCTTTCATGGAGCGATTATTTGTGGACACTCTTCTACAGCATTGAATATGGGAGACTGCTAAGACTTAGCTGAAGGAGAAAAAGCTTTGACCGATAAATGATGGGAGCTTTGGGGTCTATTTAGCCCAGAAAACTTGCAAAGGTAGGTTTCCGTACACTGTCAcccttttttcatttattatacaGTAACAGGCATACAGTATTATTTGTTTGAAGATCCTCGACGTGTTCATACGCAATACTTACTCTCCCTCTACAGTACCGCGTGTgccaatataaaaaatgtgatcGATACGGATTTCCTTCTCACTTCAGCAGCCTCTTCCTCTCAAGCAAgccaaattcttcttcttcttccagtCAAGCCGCCTATAGCTTCTTCTTGCTCTTTCTGTTACTACTTCTGCTTATTTTATATTGGGCTGATCGATCAGATATGGGCTGTCTTGTGGGGCTCATGTGTTacttttttgatatgaaaatcaTCAGTCTTCTGGAGGAGAAGAGGATTCACCCGGATTTCTCTGACCCCGAGGTTAATGAAGTTGATATCTACGAGTTCGACCCTTCTGACTTGCGTGGTAAGTGGGAGTTTCTTCAAGCTCTCAACTTTATCTTCAATTGTTTCTGATGACTGATGggaaatttaaatatgatacaGGGCTCTCTGAAAGTGACTCCGATGAACAAGGATGGTACTTTTTCTGTCAGCCTTATTATAAGTATGCGAAGAGTAAACGTGCCAACCGACGAACCCCTGGAGGTTATTGGAAAATAACTGGGAGAGGTTGTGCTGTCAAGAATAAAAGAGGGCAAGTCATCGGCAGCAAAAAGAACTTGGTTTTTTACAGACTCGGTGGTTCTTCCAAGGAAGTCAAGACTGACTGGGTTATGCATGAATTCTATGTTAAGGATGAGAAAGACCCGCGTTACCAGGTGTATTAGCTTGTTCTTTCTTTACGTATTCCTTCATTTGTTGAGTATAAATGTTCTGTATAACTGAAATTACTGAAAGGCTGCATTAATCATACTTGCTGCAATCCTAGCGATTTCCTGTGAAATTATATAGAAATTTTGATCTTTGCTCTGAACTTCAACTACAATTCTTCGTGCAATTCCATTGCTGAAGtgacttttctttgttttctcctGGAATCATGGCAAGAAGTATCAGAAAATTTTTTATGGCATGGATATCATAGCTTTTAGACAGCATACACAATGAATTTTATGTAAGTTTTAACCTttgagtttttttgtttctGTAGAAGGATTTTGTTCTCTGtttcatagaaaaaaaatcaaacaagtcTGGCGTTTCAACTCCTGATGATGGCCAACCAAGTGACTGTTTGTCTTCTGATTGTATAAGCCAAGTTACAGAATGTCCTCATATAGAGGTGAGATCCAGCATGTCTTATGTCCATATCAGTGTTATACATACTGCAGGAGAAACATGCCAAGAATTAATCCTTCTTTATCTATGGTTCTTGATCCAGGTTGAGTCGCAGCAGCCATCATCAAGTCACCGTTTGAGTTATAATTCTGGAGAGAATATTACAGAAATTTCTTTTTCAGGAGTGAGAAAAGCTTGCCTTGCTTATGGATAATTCCCAGTTCACAAAACTAatacttgtttttgtttctttatgaTTCTTGTTTCAGGTGGAACCTCAACCACTGCAAACTGCCAATTTGGTGAGGGATCCAGGAAGTTTGTTTCGAGAAAGTACTAACTCATTGGTGAGGAAAAATATGGCAGTTTTCAGTCTCAGTTTATATAGATGGATATACAAGGAAAAACATATATGTTCACattatttttgcttattttttttttattcttattacaGGTAGAATCCCGACCGCTATTGGATAACAATTTTGTTCCTGACCAGATGAATCTTTTTGCAGAAATTACTTACCCAATGGTAGGGAAAACTTTATACTTATAGATATGAGACATGAAAAACATACGggtaatattacatatatgaacaaattgtataaacttatttatacaaccAAATGTGATAACAATTGATTGGATGAGTTTTAAGtaagagaaaaagtaaacaatcatatTACTTAATTACAAACTTTCACTTCaagttatatgaataagtttatcTAATTCGTTTGTACAAAGTAGTTTTATTCCAAAACATATTCACAGCTCTAATGTTTGTCCATCTATGATTCTTACAGCAGGTAGACCCTCAACTACTAGCTGAACTTTATTCAACCAATAGCTCTTGTTGGTTAAATCAAAGCCCTCTCCCTGCACCACAGTTGCCAACTAATCCAGACCAATACCAGGGATTCAATTCCTCCACATACTCAACTGGGTTTTGGGAAGACTGTAATATGCAGGATTTTCAGTTTCATGCTGATTTTGGAGATGCAATTTCACTATTGGACTTGGAGAATTGACATCCAAGTGAAATAACTggacatttttcctttttgcgGAGACATTGAAACCATCAGCAAGACACTAGTGGACTTTATACCACATTGAAATTCCATAGGGGAATATTATTACTCTAAAATTCTATCATCATTTTAGGATTGAGATACTTGTCATCAATCCAATggtctatttttattataaatgtatgttttgagttttaaaagaggaagagaagaaaaatattagggttttggtttaaGGGCAGCCATTCTTAGCTGATTTAGAGAGGTCTCCAACGCCTCGAAAGGTTGGAAAATGAGAGGTCCCGAACTCGAATTGTttggtttatctttgtaatgttTTAGTTAATGTAATAGTTTTACTTTactatgttttttgtgttttaattgaataagagctgggttcctaacaaataGTATCAGAGCATTCGATCTAGCGGAGAAAATAGATGATGGCCGGAAAAGTAAAGAGCTGCCTGAAAATATTTACGGAGGAGGCTGACTTGAAGAAGAATGAGAGAAATGAGTCGGTGGTTACATGCTGGAAaagtgtcaaaaaaaaaaaaaagagaagaagaagaaaatgaagacaGAGAAAGAAGGAGGATGAAAAGGGAACGTCGACAAgggtatgaaaaaaaaaattacataggCAAACGCAGAGAaagcaaaaggaagaagaaagaaggacgaagaagaagaaaaagacaaggagaaagaaagagaaaggagagagaaaaaaataaaaaaatagaaaaaaggtgAGGGCCAGGGGTTGGTTTATTGGaaatagagaaagagaaatgtGGTTGACTTATACGAAAAGCAAAAAAGAAGGCAGAAGCtttggaaagagaaaaagagaagatgTGGGGCGTTGGAAAGATAATAAAAAGGGGTGAAAAAGCAacaggagagagaaaaaaaagagacagctgtaaatgaaaaaaaaatttaaaaaggtaaaaacagTGGTCGGGAAACAGCTTTGAAAGACAAAGacagctgaaaaaaaaaaaacctcatctTGAGGACAAAATGATTTTGAAGGGGAGGaaaatgttaggattgagacacttgtcatcaatccaatagtctatttttattataaatgtatgttttgagttttaaaagagaaagagaagaaaaatattagggttttggtttgagAGCAGCCATTCTTGGCTGGTTTAGGGAGTTCTCCGGCGTCTCGAACGGCTGGAAAATGAGAggtcccgaactcctcgaattgtttggtttatctttgtaatgttTTAGTTAATGTAATCGTTTTACTTTactatgttttttgtgttttgattgaataagAGTTGGGTTCCTAACACATTGTTAGAATGTTTTACTGTATTCTGAGATATGTACTTGTTGAGTATAATGGTTACATCTTTTGTGATCCTTTTTACTCCTCAGCTTGTATTTCTGTGTAGTAGTAAGGCCAGGTTCTGGAGACTTGGAGCTTGTTTGAGGGGAATGCTATTTATATGTACAAAAACTTCATAATGGAATCTTTCCTGGAATTTTGATGTATTTACTTCAATGAATGTTGCTCTGCTCATATCAGGAACAAACCTAATATGAAACCATCTGTACCTTTCTTGTTTGATTAGCCATTGTCAagatgttatattttattccCAGAGCCAATTTATGTTACATAAAACCCTAAACTCCAATGATAATCTCATTTTAATGTAATCATTTGACACCTATAATAACCTTGCCAAGAAATTCATCATATTATGAAAACATGATAAACTCATTACTTGATCTTCCAGTTCCACTCAAATACTTCAGTTTGAAGGTCGGTATCAACTTAAAAAACAGATGGGCAAAAGAGAAGAACAgtaaaaacaaagcaaaatccAAGGACTAGCTTAAATAGCAAAAAATGTAGAATCCCAAGTGAAAGGCTTTAAATATTCATTggtaatatattaagattaaattcttGATGAATTTGATGTAATAGTTATGCGGCAAATCGTTAGACTTGGGGTTTTATTGGTTTAGCCTCAAAAACATGATCCaactcaaaaaatcttttcttgttaaaaaaagaaaaaagaaggaacTTCTATGAGAAGGGGAGCCAGATGCACTCAAATCAGATTGTCTGAAAATTATGATTACTTGCCAAGGAAGTAGACATGTGTGTTGTGTATAAAAGTAATGCTCTCCTTTTCGCAGAGCAAATTCTTTCCTTGGAATCCCATCCCTAATTTTTATGGTGCATCTACTGGTTTTTTGTGCTTTTCTTTGTAATAAATCAGAGATTCACATgggtttttgtctttttctttctaatgtGCAAATCTcagcaaaaaaaatattgtactGGTTCACTTACGCgcctgattaaaaaaaatattttgatcttTTAGTTAACAGcatgataatagaaaatttagagattctacaaaattacaataaaaatcaGCATCTAGGAGTGTAGACAATTAGGAGAATACTAGGACttgagaaaatacaaaaagtaaAACCTTCTTTCAGAAGGGGACAGTGACATACAagtctttgaaattttagacTCCTTGCAAAAGAAGTAGACAGAGGTAAGTGAGATGACAATTGTTTTCAGTCAAATATAAACAAGTAAATCCCTCCCCTTGTGGCATAGCACTGACAGAGCCCATTGTATTGAATCAGAAATGGGTTTCATTGTTTAGTACCAGAAATGGACAGTCTTAAGGATTTCGATATTGCTTCCATCAGATTCTTGACCTTGATTTCTCTGTCCAAACACTTAACCAAatttttataggccaaaggaccttttcccacccaaagtatgctgattTTCTAAAGTTCttttcgttaattttgaaaattttatttactcactcatgaacagttaaaattaatgaaactctaacccttaaaaaattaatctcattttccccctaaaagtttaaaaaataacattttattctctaagtcaagttttaaaaaatcacattcccccctagggtttagtttcaaagcCCCATCATTTTCTTTGGCGCCATCATTGGCCATCTCTCCCTCCTGATGGTTTCTTTTTCTCCGACAGCTTGCCTCAACTCCACCTCAAGTCTCAGGCGCCGAGAGAAGTCATCTGGGAGGAGAAATTGTTTTCCCAAATAACAAagatgagatcgatcgatcttgtCTTTGTTGTTTGGGAAGACAATTTCTCTTCCCAAACAACTTCTTTTGATGCTGGAGGGCTTAGGGTGGAGTTAAGGCAAACCGTCAGGAGGGAGAAACGACCGGCGATGGTATCAGAGAAAGTGATGGGATTtcgaaactaaaccctaggggggcaatgtgattttttcaaacttggtttaggggagaaaagttagttttttaaatttagggggaaaaataaaatcatatttaagtttatttttaatattaaatataaaataacgattttgcccttaaaattaacagatttaaacggtcatgagtggataaataagattttcaaagttaatggaggGAACTTTGGAAAATCAACAtgctttgggtgggaaatactcCTATGGccaatttttatataagattttgaaACCCCTGCTTTGCTTGGTAAGTATGAATACACAGTATCAGCCAATCCAATCTCTGTTCAAATTCTATTTATGTCATCTTTCTAGTAATGCTCATAGATTTTCGTAATAAACCTTCTTTTGTTTTGGATGGGATGCAGGGCAATTTCCATGGTACTTGCTTGATACATACAGATTTTTAGATTGAGTAGAACTTTAACTACTGAGAAGATGTCAAATGCTACCGTTGGTAGAACTTCAACTACTATACGGGTAGTAGATTTTACCTTTGATGAAACCTGAAATACAATGGTGGAGTCAGATTATATCTCAAAATTATGTTAGTACTCTAGGGTCTATCATAATGGAGTTcaattttatctcaaaattgTGTTAGTAGTAAGGAGTTTTGTTCATTTTGTTACTTAACcaactaaactcaaattgaagtTTCAACTTAGTTGAAGTTTAAGGGTTGTTGGTATTGTTAGGTCAGAATTCTCCgcaattcttcttttttcaaaaattat
This sequence is a window from Mangifera indica cultivar Alphonso chromosome 20, CATAS_Mindica_2.1, whole genome shotgun sequence. Protein-coding genes within it:
- the LOC123204148 gene encoding NAC domain-containing protein 71-like, with protein sequence MGCLVGLMCYFFDMKIISLLEEKRIHPDFSDPEVNEVDIYEFDPSDLRGLSESDSDEQGWYFFCQPYYKYAKSKRANRRTPGGYWKITGRGCAVKNKRGQVIGSKKNLVFYRLGGSSKEVKTDWVMHEFYVKDEKDPRYQKDFVLCFIEKKSNKSGVSTPDDGQPSDCLSSDCISQVTECPHIEVESQQPSSSHRLSYNSGENITEISFSGVEPQPLQTANLVRDPGSLFRESTNSLVESRPLLDNNFVPDQMNLFAEITYPMQVDPQLLAELYSTNSSCWLNQSPLPAPQLPTNPDQYQGFNSSTYSTGFWEDCNMQDFQFHADFGDAISLLDLEN